One Roseburia rectibacter DNA window includes the following coding sequences:
- a CDS encoding flagellar biosynthetic protein FliO, whose translation MILLSASFRSLMQLIGVLIIFVFVLIITYFTTKWVGGFQKIQMSKGNLMVLETIRIANGKFLQLVKAGEQYFVIAVGKDEVTKIAELTEDQLSVQTSDDMKNSQENFQEIFSRLKDHFPKKQD comes from the coding sequence ATGATTTTATTAAGCGCTTCTTTTCGAAGTCTGATGCAGCTGATTGGAGTACTGATCATATTTGTGTTTGTTTTGATTATTACCTACTTCACGACAAAGTGGGTAGGTGGTTTTCAAAAAATACAAATGTCCAAAGGAAATCTTATGGTTCTCGAAACAATCCGGATTGCAAATGGTAAATTTTTACAGCTTGTTAAGGCAGGAGAACAGTATTTTGTAATCGCTGTGGGTAAGGATGAAGTAACCAAAATTGCGGAACTTACAGAAGATCAGTTATCAGTCCAGACATCGGATGATATGAAAAATTCACAGGAAAATTTTCAGGAGATATTTAGTAGACTGAAAGATCATTTTCCGAAAAAGCAGGATTGA
- a CDS encoding response regulator, translating to MAKVMICDDAAFMRMMIKDILTKNGYEIAAEAENGAIAVEKYPEAKPDLVLMDITMPDMDGIQALKKIKEIDANANVIMCSAMGQQAMVIEAIQSGAKDFIVKPFQAERVLEAVKKVVG from the coding sequence ATGGCTAAGGTTATGATTTGTGATGATGCTGCATTTATGAGAATGATGATTAAGGACATTCTTACAAAGAATGGTTATGAGATTGCAGCGGAGGCTGAAAATGGTGCTATTGCAGTGGAGAAATATCCTGAAGCAAAACCGGATCTGGTATTAATGGATATTACTATGCCGGATATGGATGGTATCCAGGCATTAAAGAAGATCAAAGAGATTGATGCAAATGCAAATGTTATCATGTGTTCTGCAATGGGACAGCAGGCTATGGTTATTGAAGCAATTCAGTCAGGAGCAAAGGATTTTATTGTGAAGCCATTCCAGGCTGAGCGTGTACTTGAGGCAGTAAAAAAAGTAGTGGGTTAG